The Wolbachia endosymbiont (group B) of Gerris lacustris genomic interval AATTGTTGCAGGAACAACCAAAGTTACAAGTACCGTCACATTAACAAAAATTGCTATTGCAGCAAGAACACCATATGCTAATCTTTTTGGTACACCTGTTTCACTCTTTTTTGTCTTATCCCCTCCTACACCTTCTTGTGTCTTGCTATTTGCTTTAAATCTACTGTATATGACTAACCCCAGCGCAGTAAAAGCAATATAAGGGAGCATTAAGACTGACAGAGCTAAATTTAATACTTTCTTCTCTGGGCAAGCTCTGTTTATCTCTTTCAATATTTCGCTTGACATATTATACCAGGAGGTAAAAAAGCCAGAGTCATAATCTTTATAATGAAATATACTCAGTGGAACATTAAAAGCAGCTATTTGTTTAGTTTGCTCACTTACAGCATCAAAAAACTCTTCCTCCTCTTCTGAAGTAGCAAGACCTAAATCATTGCCTTCTTCTACATTAGAAACATCTTCCATAGCATCAAAAAACTCTTCTTCCTCTTCCAAAATAGCAATGGGCTCTTTTTTAGAGAAATCACGATTATTATTTAAATCAACAATTGTAACAACTTGATTCATATTATCACTCTACCTAAAGCAATCTAAGTGTAGCATAAGTATCGGTGATTTGCAATTTTTTAACAAATTAACTTAATACCAATCATTAAATCTTGGTACTCTTTAGAATAAAAGTCGGTTCCAATTTCTACATTGATCTCTAAAGATAAGGCAAGAGTCTGCTCTTTTATATATTCACTCCATGTATTGATTGCCTCTTTAACTTTCTCATCTTCTGCTTTGATTATTACTCTGATTCTATCTGATATATGGAAATCAGCTTGTTTTCTAGTTTCTTGAATGAGCCTCACAATATCTCTCGCAAGTCCTTCTAGAATTAATTCATCATTTAAAGTAGTGTTTAGGATAACAACCCCTTTGTTGTTATCAAATACAGAGGAGAATCCACTGTTTGCTTTTAACAATAGTTCATATTCGCCTTTTTCTATGATATAGTTCTCTGTTTCATCTCCCAGAAATATCTGTTCGTTTTCAACTTGCTTCCACTTCCCTTCCTTAACGTATTGAACTAGTTTCTTGATTTTATCTGGAATCTTCTTGCCAAGTAGCGGGAAATTTAGTTTTAGCTCTAGTGATGCAATATCTTCAAGTCTGTTTACTAATTCTAATTTTTTTACATTTATCTCATCTCTTATTATCTCTTGATATTCATTTTCAAGAAAATCGCAGGAAGACTTATGATAAATGGTCATACTGCCAAGTGGCTGTCTGATACGTATGTTAAACGTGTTTCTAATAGAGAGTGCAGCATTGCATATCTCTCTCACAAAATCCATCTTGGCAATAAGCTCGCTATCAAACTTCTCTAATTGTGGAAAATCAGCCAAATGAACAGATGTTTCTTTATACTTCAGCCCTTGCCATATAGTCTCTGTTATGAGTGGCAACAAAGGAGCTGCAGCTCGAAGTATGTAATAAAAAACTTTGTATAGAACATTATAAGCGTCAGTTTTGTCTTGATCTAAATCACCTTTCCAAAAACGCTCACGACTGCGACGAATATACCAGTTATTTAGCACTTCAAAAAAATCTGTCAGAATTTTACAAGCTTCCTGGGAGTTATAGCTGTTCATAGAAGCTTGCATACCTTCCACAGCTTCAAAACATTTTGAAATCATGTAGCGATCAATAGTACTTTGATAATTCTTACAAACCTCAGCTTTAATTCCATCTGCATTTGCATACATAGTAAAAAAGTGATAACTGTTCCAAATAGGTTTTATTACGTTTTTTAGAATATCTCGTATCGAATTTCCTTCTTTGTCGAGTAGCAAATTACCACCACAAACAATAGATCCAGAAAGCATAAGAAAACGCAGCGCATCAGAACCATATTTGTCAAAAACCTCCATTGGATCTGCATAGTTATTCAAACGTTTGGATAATTTTTGCCCTTTTACATCGAGAACTACACCGTGGCATATGCAATTCTTAAATGGTTCCCTATCAAACAAAGCAGTGGACAATACAAAGAGCGTATAAAACCACCCCCTGGTTTGTGCTATGTATTCAGTGATAAAATCTGCAGTTTCAAACCACTCTTTATTTTCAAACGGATAGTGAACTTGAGCGAACGGCATTGAACCAGATTCAAACCAACAGTCAAATACGTCAGGCACACGACGCATAACCGATTTTCCTGTTGGATCATCAGGATTTGGTCTTGTTAAAGTATCTATAAACGGTCTGTGCAAATCATCTATCTTAACATTAAAATCTCGCTCTAATTCTGCTATTGAACCATACACATCCACCCTTGGATATTTTGCATCGTCTGATTTCCATATAGGAATTGGAGTACCCCAAAATCGATTGCGTGAAATAGACCAGTCGTGTGCTCCTTCAAGCCACTTTCCAAATTGACCATCTCTTATATGATTTGGCATCCAATTAACTCTCTTATTTAGCTCTACCATTCTGCTTTTGAATTTTGTAACGGCAACGTACCAAGAAGGCATAGTGCGATAGATCAAAGGAGTATCAGTTCTCCAGCAGTGAGGATAATTGTGAATATATTGCTCAGTCTTAAACCAACTCCCCTGCCCTTTTAATTTCTTTATTACTGTATCATTGGTATCAAAAACATGAACTCCTGCTAAATCTGAAACTTCTGCAGTAAATTTTCCAGCATTATCAATTGGACAAACAGCCGGGATATCGTGGCTTTGACAGAGACTAAAATCCTCTTCACCAAATCCAGGAGCAGTGTGCACAACACCAGTACCATCTTCTGCTGTAACATAATCAGCAATAAAAATACGGAATGCATTTTTTGTATCTTTAAAGTAATCAAACAGTGGTTTATAAGAAAGACCTGCAAGATCATCTGCTTTAAGCTTTATATTGCAGTTTTCATATGGAATATTGCTCTTTGTACAGTGATCAATAAATTTTTCTAGATAGCTTTTAGCAAAGATATATATCTCATTATTCACTAAATCTCCTTCATTGCCTTCTGCTGCTGTCATCCCAGCACTTTCCTTTGTCATCCCAGTGCCTCCTTCTTTTGTCATCCCAGTGCTTGACACTGGGATCCAGGTTTCTTTTTCTCTAGATTCCAGCGTCACGCGCTGGAATGACATCAAAGGGTGGACTGACACTGCACAATACTTAATATCTTTCCCTATTGCCAGCGCAAGGTTGCTCGGCAATGTCCAAGGAGTTGTAGTCCAAGCAAGCAACTTACATTTTTGTTTAAATTGCTTTGGGTTTTCTAAAAGTTCAAACGCAACAGTTACAGCTTTGCTAGTTTTTTCTCTATATGCATTATCAAGCCTTGTTTCAAAATTGGAGAGAGGAGTTTCGCACGCCCAGCTATAGGGAACAACGCGCACTGATTCATAGACCAGACCTTTATCATAAAGCTGCTTAAATGCCCACATGACCGACTCCATAAATGATTTATCCATGGTCTTATAGTCATTGTGAAAATCTACCCATCTTGCTTGTCTATTTACATACTTCTCCCATTCTGATGAAAATTTCATCACAGAAGTACGGCAATGATTATTGAATTTCTCAATCCCGAATTTTTCTATCTCAGTTCTGCCAGATATTCCAAGCTCCTTTTCTGCACCCATCTCAGCCGGTAGCCCATGGCAATCCCAACCAAATCTGCGTTCAACCCTTTTTTGCAGCATAGTTTGATATCTTGCAAATGCATCTTTTATAAAACCAGTAAGTAAGTGTCCGTAATGCGGAAGTCCATTTGCAAACGGAGGCCCATCATAAAATACAAAACAATGACCCTTGGAACGTTTCTCGACTGACTGCTCAAAAATTTTATTTTCCTGCCAAAATTTTATGATTTCCTTTTCTAGCAATGAAAAATCAGGACTGCTGCTTGTATCAGGATAATGCTTCATGTTCATTTCAACTGGATAAAATCAAAGAATATAGAGCTTTCCAGAAAATTACAAATTCAAAAACTCCGTTTCTATAAACATAGATAGGTATTGACATCATTATACAACATATTAATTCATTAGACTTATTTATTTAGGTTGAAGATGAATAAAGACAATAGAAGTTGGCCTTATCAGAAATTTCATGATGCCAACAAAAATAATAGTAAAAGCAGCTTTGTTTGGGGATCACTTTCTTATGAATATAATAATTCTGGAAAGATTGAAAAATTACACTATCAGTGGGAAAAGAAAAAAAATCCCGCGAATCTATTATATCAAGTCTCATATGATTGCGTAACAGAGAGCTGTAGTCCTTTAAGGATTAAATCTAGATAGCTTATAAACTTATAAAACACACAAAGTGCTTCTACATGAGACCATGGGAGCACTTTT includes:
- a CDS encoding class I tRNA ligase family protein, whose protein sequence is MNMKHYPDTSSSPDFSLLEKEIIKFWQENKIFEQSVEKRSKGHCFVFYDGPPFANGLPHYGHLLTGFIKDAFARYQTMLQKRVERRFGWDCHGLPAEMGAEKELGISGRTEIEKFGIEKFNNHCRTSVMKFSSEWEKYVNRQARWVDFHNDYKTMDKSFMESVMWAFKQLYDKGLVYESVRVVPYSWACETPLSNFETRLDNAYREKTSKAVTVAFELLENPKQFKQKCKLLAWTTTPWTLPSNLALAIGKDIKYCAVSVHPLMSFQRVTLESREKETWIPVSSTGMTKEGGTGMTKESAGMTAAEGNEGDLVNNEIYIFAKSYLEKFIDHCTKSNIPYENCNIKLKADDLAGLSYKPLFDYFKDTKNAFRIFIADYVTAEDGTGVVHTAPGFGEEDFSLCQSHDIPAVCPIDNAGKFTAEVSDLAGVHVFDTNDTVIKKLKGQGSWFKTEQYIHNYPHCWRTDTPLIYRTMPSWYVAVTKFKSRMVELNKRVNWMPNHIRDGQFGKWLEGAHDWSISRNRFWGTPIPIWKSDDAKYPRVDVYGSIAELERDFNVKIDDLHRPFIDTLTRPNPDDPTGKSVMRRVPDVFDCWFESGSMPFAQVHYPFENKEWFETADFITEYIAQTRGWFYTLFVLSTALFDREPFKNCICHGVVLDVKGQKLSKRLNNYADPMEVFDKYGSDALRFLMLSGSIVCGGNLLLDKEGNSIRDILKNVIKPIWNSYHFFTMYANADGIKAEVCKNYQSTIDRYMISKCFEAVEGMQASMNSYNSQEACKILTDFFEVLNNWYIRRSRERFWKGDLDQDKTDAYNVLYKVFYYILRAAAPLLPLITETIWQGLKYKETSVHLADFPQLEKFDSELIAKMDFVREICNAALSIRNTFNIRIRQPLGSMTIYHKSSCDFLENEYQEIIRDEINVKKLELVNRLEDIASLELKLNFPLLGKKIPDKIKKLVQYVKEGKWKQVENEQIFLGDETENYIIEKGEYELLLKANSGFSSVFDNNKGVVILNTTLNDELILEGLARDIVRLIQETRKQADFHISDRIRVIIKAEDEKVKEAINTWSEYIKEQTLALSLEINVEIGTDFYSKEYQDLMIGIKLIC